The region GCTCGAAACCGACCTCATGGTGGCCCACCTAGACCGCCTCCTCGGCGGCGAGCCGGTGGAGAAGCCGACGTACGACTTCACCTCGCACAGCCGCCGCGTCGAGACGGAGACGGTCTACCCGCACCCGGTCGTGATCGTCGAGGGCATCCTCGTGCTCGGCGAGCCGGCGCTGCGCGAGCGGATGGACATCAAAATCTTCGTCGACGCGCCCGATGACGTCCGCCTCATCCGCCGCATCCAGCGTGACCTCCACGAGCGTGGGCGCGACATCGAGAGCGTGATCCAGCAGTACAAGCGGACCGTCCGCCCGATGCACCTCGAGTTCGTCGAGCCGTCGAAGCGGAAAGCGGATGTGATCATCCCGCACGGCGGCCACAACCGCGTCGCGCTCGACATGGTGCTGGCCCACGTACAGACCCTCCTTCACCAGCCCAACGGGGCGTGACCCGCTCCCCACACCCGATGTCTGCGATGCGCACGCTCCTCCTCTCCGTATCGGCTGCCTTCCTGCTCGCGCTCGCCGGCTGCGCTCGCCCCGCCGAGCCCGTTCCTGTTGCCGTCTCTGGGGTCGATGCCGCCGCCGAGCATCCGGCGTGGATGGACGACCCGGTGATCTACGAACTCTACGTTCGCAGCTTCACGCCAGAGGGTACGTTCCGCGCCATCATCCCGCGCCTCGACGAGCTGAAAGAGCTCGGCGCGTCGGTGCTCTGGCTCATGCCGATCCACCCCGTCGGCGAGGCGCGGCGGAAGGGGACGCTGGGCTCGCCCTACGCCATCCGGGACTATAAAGACGTCAACCCCCGCTTCGGCACACTCGAGGATTTTCAGGCCCTCGTCGACGCCGTGCACGCGCGCGACATGCGGATCGTGATCGACCTCGTCGCCAACCACACGGCGTGGGACAACGCGTGGGTCGAGGCCCACCCGGAGTGGTACACGACCGACTCGACCGGTGCCCTCACGCACCCGCCCGGCACCGATTGGACGGATGTCGCTGACCTCAACTACGACGACCCCGACCTCCGCGCGGCGATGCGCGATGCGATGCGGTTCTGGGTCGAAGAAGTCGGCATCGACGGGTACCGGTGCGACGTGGCCGAGCTCGTCCCGACCGACTTCTGGGGTGACGCGATTGCCGAGCTGCGCGCGATCAAGCCTGTGCTGATGCTCGCCGAGGGCGCCGACCCCGAGCTCTACGACGCCGGCTTCGACCTGACGTACGCGTGGGACACCTACGGCGCGCTGAAGTCGATCTGGAACGGCGCGCCCGCCGACACGCTCTTCGCCGTGCTCGAGGCGGAGCGCGCCCGCTACGGCGACGCCGAGCGGATGCGCTTCACGACGAACCACGACGAGACTGCGTGGGACGCCACGCCGCTCGACCTCTTCGGCGGGACCGAAGGCGCGCAGGCCGCCGCCGTGATTGCGGCGACGCTGCCGGGCGCGCTCCTCGTCTACAACGGGCAGGAGGTCGGCGACACGCAGCAGCTCCCGCTCTTCGAAAAGGTGGCGATCCGATGGGATACCGACCCGGCGATGCGTGCCTTTTACGACGACCTCCTCGCCCGCCGCGCCGCCTCCGCTGCGATGCGGAGCGACACGGTCGAGCCGATCCCGCACGAGGCGGAGGCTGACGTCGTCGCCTATTACCGCATCGCGGCCGGCGACACGGCGCTCGTCGCCGTCAACGTCCGCGACCGGGCCGTGACGACGACGCTGCCCCGCGCCGGCTCGGTGACGCTGCCGCCGTTCGGGTGGCGCATCGACACGTCGAACTGAAGCGGGATGCCGGGCTGATCCGCTACGGATTGAGCTCCAGCACGTCGCGGACGCCGTAGAGCACGAGGTGCGGCTCGACGTGATCGATAGCCGCGATGTGCTCGGCGAGCAACTCGCTCCACCCGCCGGTGGCGACGACGAGCGGTGCGGCGCCGAGTTCGGCCGTGACGCGGGCGAGCAGGCCGCGTACGCCGTCGAGGAAGGGGAGCATCACGCCCGCCTGCAACGCCTCGGCCGTCGAGCGACCGACGGCGCGGCGCGGGACGACGGCGTCGATCTCGGGGAGCTGTGCGGTGCCGCGGGCGAGGGCGCGGCGCACGAGGTCCGGCCCGGCCCCGATCGATCCGCCGAGAAAGACGCCCTCCGCGCTGACGACCTCGAGCGTCACCGCCGTCCCCGCGTCCACGACGACGAGCGGCCGGTCCGGCGCGTCGCCGTGATACCGCGTCCACGCGCCCGCCGCCGCCGCGATGCGGTCGGTGCCGAGCGTGGCCGGCGTCTCGTACCCCATCTCGAACGGGAGCGCGAGCCCCGGCGCGACGGCGAGCGGGAGGTGCAGCGTCTCGGCCCTCGCCGCCTCGGTGATCAGCGCCGCGACGGCGGGGACGACCGAGGCGAGGCCGACGCGCTCCACGTCCGCTCCGTCGAGGTGGTGGCGGAGCGCATGGCGGTAGGCCGGGACCGACGCCGAGGCGTCGGAGGCGAGGCGGAACGTGCGGACGAGCGCGGGCCCATCGAAGAGTCCGCCTTTCACCGCTGTGTTGCCGATGTCGAGGGTGAGGATCATGGGAGCGAATCTACCGCGCCCGATCCATCCGTAGGGGCGGACCCACGTGTCCGTCCTGGTCGGGATTCCGCCCTGCATCGGGCCGGCACAAGGCCCGCCCCTACTTCGTGCGGAACGTCACGTCGCCCGCGTGCACGACGCGGAGGCCGTCGGCGGTGCGGAGTCGGAGCGCGCCCGTCGGGTCG is a window of Rhodothermales bacterium DNA encoding:
- a CDS encoding alpha-amylase family glycosyl hydrolase: MRTLLLSVSAAFLLALAGCARPAEPVPVAVSGVDAAAEHPAWMDDPVIYELYVRSFTPEGTFRAIIPRLDELKELGASVLWLMPIHPVGEARRKGTLGSPYAIRDYKDVNPRFGTLEDFQALVDAVHARDMRIVIDLVANHTAWDNAWVEAHPEWYTTDSTGALTHPPGTDWTDVADLNYDDPDLRAAMRDAMRFWVEEVGIDGYRCDVAELVPTDFWGDAIAELRAIKPVLMLAEGADPELYDAGFDLTYAWDTYGALKSIWNGAPADTLFAVLEAERARYGDAERMRFTTNHDETAWDATPLDLFGGTEGAQAAAVIAATLPGALLVYNGQEVGDTQQLPLFEKVAIRWDTDPAMRAFYDDLLARRAASAAMRSDTVEPIPHEAEADVVAYYRIAAGDTALVAVNVRDRAVTTTLPRAGSVTLPPFGWRIDTSN
- a CDS encoding type III pantothenate kinase, which encodes MILTLDIGNTAVKGGLFDGPALVRTFRLASDASASVPAYRHALRHHLDGADVERVGLASVVPAVAALITEAARAETLHLPLAVAPGLALPFEMGYETPATLGTDRIAAAAGAWTRYHGDAPDRPLVVVDAGTAVTLEVVSAEGVFLGGSIGAGPDLVRRALARGTAQLPEIDAVVPRRAVGRSTAEALQAGVMLPFLDGVRGLLARVTAELGAAPLVVATGGWSELLAEHIAAIDHVEPHLVLYGVRDVLELNP
- the udk gene encoding uridine kinase — protein: MSVVIGIAGGSGSGKTTVQRKIIEAFGRDQIALLDHDSYYVDLSHLPADERARFNFDHPDALETDLMVAHLDRLLGGEPVEKPTYDFTSHSRRVETETVYPHPVVIVEGILVLGEPALRERMDIKIFVDAPDDVRLIRRIQRDLHERGRDIESVIQQYKRTVRPMHLEFVEPSKRKADVIIPHGGHNRVALDMVLAHVQTLLHQPNGA